The window TGCTCAAGACCAGCTTCCATATCCATTAAAACAACGCTATAGTTCTTCACCAAACCAGTTAAGATAGTGGTTAAAACAGAGTTTACATAGCAATAGCATCCCTCGCCCTCACCTCTACCCATTGCGATAAAATCAAAAAACTGAGACTCAAACAAACAGTCTCTCATAATCCAGTAGTTTAGCAGCGATATTTTGTCGAATCCAGATAGCGTGAATTCATCAATTCTCTTCCTAAATTCCTCAACAACATCACCAACTGTTTTAGCTATCTTTATCCCAAGAACATCTGGAAGATTTGTTGCAGGATCCGCATCAACTACAAGTATTGTGTCACTAATACTGCTCTCTATCAGAACTTTCAGTAGTAGTGCTGTCAAAGTTGTTTTTCCAACACCGCCCTTGCCAGAAATAGATGCTATGTAGGGTCTTTTCAAAGCTCTTCACCTAAACACTTATTTTCTCATATGGCTCCAAGGCTTAATCTCCTTGCTTTTTCTCCACCATATTGGGAAAAGCTCTTGCTTTCCTGGAAGTATAAAACCTGCTTCGTATTCCTCCATGAAATTTGGATCCAGCATTAGCTCTATACTTGCAGTGTTTTTTGCAACATTTTCTGCTGCTTGTACATAGCTTTTAGATAGTGTTGTTAGTATTGCTCCTCCAAGAGATCCATTTCCTATAAAACTTATTTCTGCATTTGGAAACTCTGGTATCATGCCAATGGCTATTGCACTATCAATGTTGAGATATCTTCCAAATGCTCCACATATAAAGACATGTTTTATTTTATGAACATCTAAATGCATTCTCTTCATAAGAATTGATATAGCTGCACAAACAGATGATTTAGAGTCTATAACATTATATATGTCCTTTTCAGTAATAACAATATCTCTTCCAGTTCCAGACTCCTCAGCAGATGCAACAACATATTCATAGCCATCAGGACCTCTTCTAATGTATGGAGACTCAATATCTCTATAGAACTTTCCCTGAGCATCTATAACACCATTTATAAAAAGCTGTGCAACAAGATCTATGTAGCCAGAGCCGCATATCCCTATAGGCTTAACATTTCCAATAACCCTGTACCTTGCTTTCAATGTGTTTGAATCTATTTCAACACTTTCTATAGCTCCCTGAACAGCTCTAACACCACATCTAAGCCCCCAACCCTCGAATGCTGGTCCAGCAGGTGCTGTTGTTCCCAGGAACCAGTTTCTACACCCAATAACAACCTCAGCATTCGTTCCTATGTCTATTAATAGTGCTGGCTCATCCATAAGGTGAAGACCAGCTGTTATTATATCCCCTACAACATCTCCACCAAGAAATCTTCCAGAACATGGCAATACATAGACAAGAGCATTTCTATTCACATCCAATCCTATATCAGAAGCTCTTAATATGTATGGTTTTGGACTTATTTTAACAGGTTGCTTAAATGATTGTATAAGAACATGGGGATTTGCACCAACAAATAGATAAGTCATTGCAGTATTTCCAGCTACTGAAACATGGTATATGCTCTTCTTGTCAACACCATGTTTTCTACACAAATCATTTACTAGAGCATTTACCACATCCACAACAGCTTTTTGAAGCTCCTTAAGCTTTTCATCATTTGTTGCATAGGATATTCTCGAAACAATGTCTTCTCCATACATCATCTGCTTGTTAAACTCTGACTCAACATCTATTACCTCACCAGATTGTGTATTCAGCAATGCAACAACAATTTTTGTTGTTCCAACATCTACTGCAACACCATAGTAAACCCCACTCTCCTTAACATCAACAACTGCATTGTGAAAAGGATCTACAAAAGCTATTGCCTTGCCACGTCTCTCAACAAAATCCTCAGCTTTTCTTATTAAATCATCATCAACTCTGTAGAAAGAACTTAGCTTAACTATGTCAAAGTAATCTGAAATTGTTATTCTATTTAGAATAGGCTCTACTTCAATTTTTGGTAAGTTTACATATGACAGAAGCTTGGCTTTTCCAAACTGGCTTTCGGAAGGAATAAAAACCTCCACATCACCAACCACTTTAGCTAAGCATGCTAGTACATAGCCTTTGCCAATTTCCTCATCTGAAATAATTGACTTATCGGCTAGTCTATGTTCAACCCCTCCCTTTACAAGCACTTTGCACTTGCCACATAACCCTTTACCACCGCAAACACTTCTAATTCCTATGTTTGCCTTGCGAGCCACATCCAAAATTGTTGAGCCTTTAGAAGCTTTTACAGCAATATTGAATTGTGGAAAGAAAACATTGACTGTGGCTTCATACTCTATTGTTTATCACCAAAAACATAAAAAATTAACGAAACTCTCATTGACCGATCAACTCTTTTAATTTGTCCTCAGTCCACATCTTCTCAATGAACTTACCGATTTCGCTAGAATCCATTGGTCCAACAACTACTTTCCAGCCAGTAGCATCTTCTACATCTCCAGAAACTCTAGCAGCTTTGCCAGGTATTATGAGAACCTTGTACTTAACTTTCTTATCAAGTTCCGCAGCCTTTATAACCTCTGCAACCTTCTCCCCAGTAAACTTTCTGCCAGCTACAGCAACATCAACTGCAAGCCCTTCTGTATCAACAACAACAAGCCATGCATTAACCTTGGCCTTTTCAACATCACTTAAAACAATGCTGTACGTCAATGCATAGTTTGTTGTTACCAAAACGGGTGATTTCTCATCTGGCTTTCCAATTTCTCTAACACCAGCTGGAACAGCAACTGGTTTTCTAGGATCTGTATACAGCTGAAATCTCCACATTACCTGTGGAAGCAGCACCCAGCCATCGAGTGAGTGCATAATGAGAACATCAGCATATCTGGTCATGAGCAGTGTAGCCATTATTGCTTCCCACCACATCTTATCCATAACATCCCCCTCGAGCTGTGTCCACACGGATATTGGTGTTCCGATGAGTGGATACCCAGCATATTTCCAAAGATCGTTAGCAGCTTTGTGTCTAAGCCACGTAAAGGCTTTTACAGTATATGCAAGCCCGTTTAAACCTACAAATGTTCCGGGATCTAGAACAAGATCATTTAATCCAAGACCCTCGCTAAGTGTTGCAACAAGCGATACCAAAGTGTCTAAATCTCCTGGAGAGGCTATGGCTAGTGGTGCATCAAATCTTTTCGAAAGCTCAGCCATATCTCTCCAATTATCTTTTGTGGCTGCATATATCAATGGCCTGTGCTCTTGTGGCAACACATTGAAGCCAGCTTCAATAACTGTTGGATTTGTTGAACAAAGTATTAGGGGAAGCGACGAGTTTTCAGCCACAATCTGAACTGTTTTAGCAAATTGCTTAGGATCATTTGTTACTGATCTAACTGCTATCAAATCTAGCTTAAGTTTTCGACCAACATATTCATATTCAAACTTTTCTATGGTCTCAACACGTTTAAGAATAGTGTCCTTATCCATGGAATCATCAACATCTATAGCTATCGCAGCTGGATTCATGTACCTTAGCTCATGTCTATACATAACATATTCTCCACCAATTTTCACAACCCTCTTAGAGCTCTTCACAACAACTTCTCTAACTGGGGGAGATAGAAGTGCTCTTAGTTTTTGAAGACTTTCTGCATAGCTTTTATCCTCAACTAGAGGAGGACACTGCTCAACTGTAGCATCAAAATTCACAAGCTTAACAGCAAAAGCCATGCAGTTTGGCTCTCCACACTTTCCACAATTTGTTTTTGGCAAAAGCTGATAAACTTCTATTGGTGTTGGAGGTTTCCAGGGCATTGAATCACACCACTGGAAGTTTTGCCGAAAGCCAGGACAACGCCTTTTCAGGTTCCCTTGGCTTTGGTTCTGAAAACAGGTATTCTCTAAGACTTTTGAGAACCTTCATTGTAAGTGGGTGAAGAACCATGAAATAATCTGCACCTGCAAGTAGACATATAACACATGTTAGTGTTTCCCACAAAGGCCCTCTGATTTCTTTAGGCCCCCAGTACTGATCCATTGTCATCCAAGCTTCTCTAGCACCCCAAGCGTTTGCAGCTCCAACATTGAATGGGTGTTGAAGAAGATCGTTACCCATTAAAGCACCTAGTCTTGCACGCTCCATTGTTGTAAAGCCATATTCTGTGCCATAGCCTATTCCACCTATGTTCAAATCCAGTATTATTCTGTTTCTCGGTATCCATGTATATACCTTCCTGTTTATCTCCTCAGCTTTTTCAACACTCATAGGAGAGAAGTCTATTACAACAGCATTTGTTTTTGCTATATTTGGACAAACCTTCTCCAAATCCATATCCAAATTCAGGCTATTTATTACAAGTCCCTCACTTGGAAATGCATTGGCCACAGCATTAAATACCGCAACGTCTTTCTCCGGATTGCCACTACCACCAACAACAATAGGCACCTTAACCACTTGCAAAATCTTATCAACAGTTTTTACTGCCTCTTCTGGAGAGGCATTCTTTATTGTTGGATCTGTACTAACGAGGTGAATATCTATGGCCTCTGCACCAAATTTCTTAACCCATACCCTTGCCCACTCCTCGGGATTGTCAAGAGCATCGCCAAAAGCTTGCCTCACTGCTCTAGGCAAACCAATTCTCATATCGAAAGTGTCTCCTCCAAAAGCTGGTGGATGTGGGGGTTTATAGCCAGCTAGATAATAGTATGGTGGAAGCTCGTGACCACCCAAAACTATTACAGTATCTCTCGTACCACCATCACTTTTAGTAGCACCCATTCTAACCTCAACAACCTTTCCACCAAACTTTGCCTTTGGCTCTTCAAAAGACATTTTCATTAATTCAACAACTTTCTTAGCTATAACCTCAACAGCTTTTGCAACTGCAACACCAGCTTGAATTTCTGGTTTTGCTTCAACAACTTTTTGTGGAGGAGGTGCCACGGCAATTGGTATAGGCAAAGCCTCTGCAACTGGTAGAGGCATTTTCAGCTCAACTTCATCAAGCTCCAACTCAATATTGTAAAGCTCCACAAAACCTTTTTCAAGAGCTTCAACAATTTTTGCTAAAAGACCAGCAACTTCAGCATAGCTTTTCGCACTTTTTTCATCATCTAAACGCTTTTTCTGCTGCCTCGACTCACTCACTTTTTCTCAACCTCTCCTCTTCTTATAACCATCTTCTCAATTTTTACTCTAACACCCTTCAAAACAATGCTTACAGAGGGTCCTTTTGGTTGGGTAAGAGCTGTTGGTATAGTTACGGAAACTGTTATACCACCTGGCATTGGTATTGTCACAGCTTGTACACCAGCAGCAACAGGTGTTGGTGTCACAACCACTTGTTGCGGCGCAGCTACTGCTGGAGCTGGAGTTGGTTGCTGCAACACCTGCTGTGGTGGTGCTGTTGGTGGTTTTTGTAGTTGCTCCTCAGCTGCCTTTCTTTCTTCAACAGCTTTTTTCTCAACAGGCTTCTCCTTCTCAAGAATCTTCTTTGCTATTGGATGACCCTTTTCAATAACAAATTTTTTGAGCTCCTCAACTGATTTAACCTCCTTCTCTGTAGCTATCTTATCTCTAAGCTCAGATGGTATAGCATCTAACACACGCTCCTTAAGCTCTGAAGGCATCCACACAATTCTTGTCCATCCACCATCTGCTTGAAACAGTTTTTTGCTTCTTAGATACAGCAATCCTATTCCCTGGAACCCTGGAACCTGCTTACCACCACCAACAGCATCAGCTATTTGACTAAACCTCAAACCAATTGGTGTTACACCTGCAAATCCTCTGTGAACAAGGCCAACAGCATCAAGCTCTGGTATGTAGAATGTAGCTATTTCGAAGCATCCACATATTGTTGGTGGATACTCAAACAAGGAGTAGAGCTTAACTTTTTGTATAGCTCCGTTGGAGAACTTTTTAACAGCTTCGTTAACACCATCATACTCTCCCCCAATTGGATCCAGGCAATTACCTTTTGGCACAGGCTGTATAGGCCCCTTTGGATCTATTTGCGCAGCTACTCTTGCATCAAGCCATGATATTGCTCCACATGCAGATGGTCTTTCTGGTGTTATTATGCATACATGTGTTGGTGCAAATGATTGACACAATTTGCAGGCATAGAACATGTCTGCATCCTCGTCCCTAAGCCCCAGAGCCCTTCTATCCCTTTCCTCATAAACCTTAATAGCTTGTGGATAAAGAGCTTCAACAACTTTTGCATCTGTTATGAAATATATTCTCAGCTTTTCCAGTATTGGGAATGCTGATTTAAATAATCTATATAATGCTATTCCAATGTATTTGAACGAGTTTAGACCTTTTTGATAAGATCTTTTGCTAACTCTAAGCCATATCTCATACCTTTGATTTAAATGCATATACCCTTGAACATAGTTACTAAACTCATGTATTCGTCTCTCAAGAACACCCTCAGCCTGTGACTCAAGGCCCTTGCCAGCTCCCTCCAAAATAACTGCATACTCATAGCTCTTACCCTCGCTCAACTCATTCAAATCAGGTCCCACAACAACAATTTCCCCATCAACAACCTCATCAAGAGGCTTAACCAAGAACAACTCAAACTTATATTTAACTTTTGGTCCTCCAAGTTCAACAAACATTTCTGGTGCTCTAACCCTTTGACCTTCGTACTGAGGCCCAACATCAACAGGTATATCAGAAAACACTCCCTTTGGCGGTG of the Ignisphaera cupida genome contains:
- a CDS encoding ArsA-related P-loop ATPase → MKRPYIASISGKGGVGKTTLTALLLKVLIESSISDTILVVDADPATNLPDVLGIKIAKTVGDVVEEFRKRIDEFTLSGFDKISLLNYWIMRDCLFESQFFDFIAMGRGEGEGCYCYVNSVLTTILTGLVKNYSVVLMDMEAGLEHLNRRVDRHVNTMIVVLDPSVMSIKTAERIINIAKEVKINPDKFYAVGNRLPQNLVSEVESYVKKLGYEYAGTIPDDDLILKYSMEGKPLLDLPKHSKAVESARIIARNIELID
- the cdhD gene encoding CO dehydrogenase/acetyl-CoA synthase subunit delta, whose protein sequence is MSESRQQKKRLDDEKSAKSYAEVAGLLAKIVEALEKGFVELYNIELELDEVELKMPLPVAEALPIPIAVAPPPQKVVEAKPEIQAGVAVAKAVEVIAKKVVELMKMSFEEPKAKFGGKVVEVRMGATKSDGGTRDTVIVLGGHELPPYYYLAGYKPPHPPAFGGDTFDMRIGLPRAVRQAFGDALDNPEEWARVWVKKFGAEAIDIHLVSTDPTIKNASPEEAVKTVDKILQVVKVPIVVGGSGNPEKDVAVFNAVANAFPSEGLVINSLNLDMDLEKVCPNIAKTNAVVIDFSPMSVEKAEEINRKVYTWIPRNRIILDLNIGGIGYGTEYGFTTMERARLGALMGNDLLQHPFNVGAANAWGAREAWMTMDQYWGPKEIRGPLWETLTCVICLLAGADYFMVLHPLTMKVLKSLREYLFSEPKPREPEKALSWLSAKLPVV
- the acsC gene encoding acetyl-CoA decarbonylase/synthase complex subunit gamma — encoded protein: MPWKPPTPIEVYQLLPKTNCGKCGEPNCMAFAVKLVNFDATVEQCPPLVEDKSYAESLQKLRALLSPPVREVVVKSSKRVVKIGGEYVMYRHELRYMNPAAIAIDVDDSMDKDTILKRVETIEKFEYEYVGRKLKLDLIAVRSVTNDPKQFAKTVQIVAENSSLPLILCSTNPTVIEAGFNVLPQEHRPLIYAATKDNWRDMAELSKRFDAPLAIASPGDLDTLVSLVATLSEGLGLNDLVLDPGTFVGLNGLAYTVKAFTWLRHKAANDLWKYAGYPLIGTPISVWTQLEGDVMDKMWWEAIMATLLMTRYADVLIMHSLDGWVLLPQVMWRFQLYTDPRKPVAVPAGVREIGKPDEKSPVLVTTNYALTYSIVLSDVEKAKVNAWLVVVDTEGLAVDVAVAGRKFTGEKVAEVIKAAELDKKVKYKVLIIPGKAARVSGDVEDATGWKVVVGPMDSSEIGKFIEKMWTEDKLKELIGQ
- the cdhC gene encoding CO dehydrogenase/CO-methylating acetyl-CoA synthase complex subunit beta codes for the protein MSAVLKIIEKFEVPANVSVKVFKVPPPPPKGVFSDIPVDVGPQYEGQRVRAPEMFVELGGPKVKYKFELFLVKPLDEVVDGEIVVVGPDLNELSEGKSYEYAVILEGAGKGLESQAEGVLERRIHEFSNYVQGYMHLNQRYEIWLRVSKRSYQKGLNSFKYIGIALYRLFKSAFPILEKLRIYFITDAKVVEALYPQAIKVYEERDRRALGLRDEDADMFYACKLCQSFAPTHVCIITPERPSACGAISWLDARVAAQIDPKGPIQPVPKGNCLDPIGGEYDGVNEAVKKFSNGAIQKVKLYSLFEYPPTICGCFEIATFYIPELDAVGLVHRGFAGVTPIGLRFSQIADAVGGGKQVPGFQGIGLLYLRSKKLFQADGGWTRIVWMPSELKERVLDAIPSELRDKIATEKEVKSVEELKKFVIEKGHPIAKKILEKEKPVEKKAVEERKAAEEQLQKPPTAPPQQVLQQPTPAPAVAAPQQVVVTPTPVAAGVQAVTIPMPGGITVSVTIPTALTQPKGPSVSIVLKGVRVKIEKMVIRRGEVEKK
- a CDS encoding ASKHA domain-containing protein encodes the protein MEYEATVNVFFPQFNIAVKASKGSTILDVARKANIGIRSVCGGKGLCGKCKVLVKGGVEHRLADKSIISDEEIGKGYVLACLAKVVGDVEVFIPSESQFGKAKLLSYVNLPKIEVEPILNRITISDYFDIVKLSSFYRVDDDLIRKAEDFVERRGKAIAFVDPFHNAVVDVKESGVYYGVAVDVGTTKIVVALLNTQSGEVIDVESEFNKQMMYGEDIVSRISYATNDEKLKELQKAVVDVVNALVNDLCRKHGVDKKSIYHVSVAGNTAMTYLFVGANPHVLIQSFKQPVKISPKPYILRASDIGLDVNRNALVYVLPCSGRFLGGDVVGDIITAGLHLMDEPALLIDIGTNAEVVIGCRNWFLGTTAPAGPAFEGWGLRCGVRAVQGAIESVEIDSNTLKARYRVIGNVKPIGICGSGYIDLVAQLFINGVIDAQGKFYRDIESPYIRRGPDGYEYVVASAEESGTGRDIVITEKDIYNVIDSKSSVCAAISILMKRMHLDVHKIKHVFICGAFGRYLNIDSAIAIGMIPEFPNAEISFIGNGSLGGAILTTLSKSYVQAAENVAKNTASIELMLDPNFMEEYEAGFILPGKQELFPIWWRKSKEIKPWSHMRK